Proteins encoded in a region of the Anguilla anguilla isolate fAngAng1 chromosome 10, fAngAng1.pri, whole genome shotgun sequence genome:
- the xbp1 gene encoding LOW QUALITY PROTEIN: X-box-binding protein 1 (The sequence of the model RefSeq protein was modified relative to this genomic sequence to represent the inferred CDS: deleted 2 bases in 1 codon), which yields MVVVTTGTGGTHKVLLISGKQSASSGGTQGGFSRSISVMLPSSSNQASSDSDSNGSGPPQRKRQRLTHLSPEEKALRRKLKNRVAAQTARDRKKAKMGELEQQVLELELENEKLYIENRLLREKTDGLLTENEELRQRLGLNALEPKEETVQVLESSVDGVGLTVGSSESAALRLRVSAAGAGPAVAKSEDFHVDAGSPDSTDSESDLLLGILDILDPELFLRVGDQEPQDLPELVEAGEDSVPASPSAPVGPAPVKLEALNELIHFDHIYTKPVEVVCVEQCEDCIPEVKMEEEEVVAESVVVVVEEEETVPIKDEPEEVEGIQEMRADDFLSSASSPPLPCPDKASPCLIDSYSDSGYERSPSPFSNMSSPLCPDGAWDEDFANELFPQLISV from the exons ATGGTCGTTGTCACAACAGGGACCGGAGGTACCCATAAAGTCCTCCTTATCTCCGGGAAGCAGAGTGCCTCGTCTGGCGGAACTCAAGGGGGATTCAGCCGGTCAATTTCGGTCATGTTGCCTTCTTCCTCGAACCAAGCGTCGTCGGATTCTGATTCCAATGGATCTGGACCACCACAACGCAAAAGGCAGAGACTCACACATTTGAGTCCAGAGGAGAAGGCACTCAGAAG gaaactAAAAAACAGAGTTGCCGCCCAGACAGCCAGAGatagaaaaaaggcaaaaatgggAGAGCTGGAACAACAGGTCTTGGAGTTGGAATTGGAG AACGAGAAACTCTACATTGAAAACAGACTGTTACGGGAAAAGACAGATGGTCTTCTGACGGAAAACGAGGAACTGCGTCAGAGGCTGGGGTTGAACGCCCTGGAGCCCAAAGAGGAAACG GTTCAGGTGCTGGAGTCCAGCGTGGATGGCGTCGGTTTGACGGTCGGGTCTTCTGAGTCCGCAGCACTCAGGCTACGTGTG TCCGCAGCAGGTGCAGGCCCAGCAGTCGCCAAATCCGAAGACTTCCACGTGGATGCTGGCAGCCCTGACTCTACAGACTCTGAG TCTGATCTCTTGCTTGGCATTCTGGACATCCTTGACCCAGAGCTGTTCCTCCGAGTTGGTGATCAGGAGCCCCAGGACCTGCCGGAGCTGGTGGAGGCCGGGGAGGATTCAGTACCTGCCTCCCCATCTGCGCCTGTGGGGCCCGCACCAGTTAAGCTGGAAGCCCTTAATGAACTGATCCACTTCGACCACATCTACACCAAGCCCGTGGAGGTGGTGTGCGTGGAGCAGTGTGAAGATTGCATCCCTGAagtgaagatggaggaggaggaggtggtggcagagtctgtggtggtggtggtggaggaggaggagacggtcCCCATCAAGGATGAGCCCGAAGAGGTGGAGGGGATCCAGGAAATGAGGGCGGACGACTTCCTGTCTTcagcctcctcccctcccctgccctgccccgacAAGGCCTCCCCCTGTTTGATAGACAGTTACAGCGACTCCGGATACGAGCGATCCCCGTCCCCCTTCAGCAACATGTCCTCCCCCCTGTGCCCAGACGGCGCTTGGGACGAGGACTTCGCCAACGAACTCTTCCCCCAGCTGATCAGCGTCTGA